A segment of the Gemmatimonadaceae bacterium genome:
ATCAGCAGCTGCCCACCCACCGCCAACTGATCCAACAATGGCTGAGGCACAGCAGGCGACGCAGCCCCAACAAGAATCGCGTCATAAGGCCCATACTCCGGCCACCCCAGCGTCCCATCCCCCACACGCTGGATCACATGCTCAATCCCGCATCTCCGGAGAGCTTCCCGCGCCAACTCCGCCAACGCCGGAATCCGCTCAATCGAGAACACAGCACCAGCAAGCCGCGACAAGAGCGCCGACTGGAACCCAGAGCCAGTGCCAATCTCGAGCACGCGTTCTTTGCCGGAAAGCCCAAGCAACTCGAGATACTTGGCGTGAACCCAAGGCTGCGAAATCGTCTGCCCCTGCCCGATCGGCAACGGCGAGTCCTCATAGGCGCGATGCCGCAGCCCAGTCGGCACAAACTCATGCCGCGGCACCTCATCAAACGCCTTCAGCACCGCCAGGTCTTTGATCCCCTTGCGCTGCAGCTCCTCGATCAACCGCCGCCGCGCGCCGCCGTACGCGTGCACTAGAGCGGACGCCACCACCGCTCCGCATCCTCCAGCCGGTCCTTCGCCGTCAGGTCCAGGTGCAACGGCGTGATGGAGATGTACCCATCCTTGAGCGCGCGGAAGTCGGAGTCCTCCGACGAGCCAGTCCACGACACCGACCCACCACCGATCCAAAAGATCTCGCGCCCCCAGGGATCCTTCATCGGTGTCAGCGAGTCGGAAAACACACGACGCCCGAGCCGTGTCAGCCGAATCCCCTTCACGTCCTTCGCGGGGATGGGCGGGATATTCACGTTGAGCAGCGTATCAGCAGGAAATGAAGGCAGCTGCGTCAGGTGCGTGAGCACCTTGGTGAGATTGTCCACGTGGTCGAAGAGCAGTGAGTCGTCCGACCGCAACACCCGCCCGCCAAACGACACGGCAATCGACGGCACGCCCAGCGCCAGCCCTTCCATCGCCGCGGCCACAGTGCCGGAATAGAGAACATCCTCGCCCATATTGGGCCCGTGGTTGATGCCGCTCAGCACGAAGTCCGGCCGCTCGGGCAGCAAGGCCTCGATGGCCAGCATCACGCAGTCGGTCGGCGTGCCGTCCACCTGCCAGCGCCGCTCGCCGAGCTGGATGGGCCGCAGCGGATGATGCAGCGTCAGCGAGTGCGACGTCGCCGACTGCTCACGGTCCGGCGCCACCACCCACACCTCGCCCAGCGGACTCGCCGCGCGCTCGAGGCACTCCAGCCCGCGCGCCAGGATTCCATCGTCATTACTGCACAGAAGCCGCATCAGTCCTTGCGCTCCAAGATCTCGAGGATGCCCTGTAGGTCCTTCTCCAACTGGATCACGGTCTCCGCGTCCAGGCCCTGCCGCGCCGCGGGCTTGATGCCCCCGCCCTTGCGCTGCTCGTCCACCTTCTGCTTCGCGCCCTCGATCGTGTACTTCTCCGTGTAGAGCAGGTGCTTCACCAGCATCACCAGCTCCACCTCGCGGCGCGTGTACACACGGTTGCCGCTGCGGTTCTTGGCCGGGCTCAGGAACTTGAACTGGCTCTCCCAATACCTCAGCACGTGCGGCTTGAGCTCGGTCATCTCGCAGACGTCGCCAATGCTGAAGAACTCGCGGACCGGCTCCGCGCCGCCCGCCATCACTCGTTCTCCGCCTTCAGGTCGCGCGTCATCAGCTCCACCAATGCCCAGCGCGCCGGCTGCTTCTCAAACAGCACGCGATGCACGGCGTTCACGATCGGCATCTCCACCCCGTGCTTCTCGGCCAACTTCTTGGCCGTCTCGGTGGTCGTCACGCCCTCGGCCACGGTCTCGCGGCCCTGCAGCACTTCCTGCAAGGTGGCGCCGCGCCCGATCTCCAAGCCAACGGAGCGATTGCGCGAGAGCGATCCAGTGCAGGTCAGCACGAGGTCGCCCATGCCGGCCAGCCCCGCGAAGGTCTGCGGATCGGCCCCGAGCTTCACGCCCAGCCGCGTCATCTCGGCCAACCCACGCGTGATCAGCGCGGCCCGCGCGTTGAAGCCCAGCTGCAGGCCGTCGGCAATACCAGTGGCCACGGCCATCACGTTCTTGAGCGCGCCGCCGAGTTCCACGCCGATCACGTCGCTCTGCGTGTAGACGCGGAACGCGGAGGTGCTGAGCGCCTCCTGCACCTTGAGCGCGGCGTCGGTGTCCGCCGAGGCCGCGACGATGGCGGTGGGCAGATGGTTGGCGACTTCTAGGGCGAAGCTCGGCCCACTCAAGGCGACGATGGGATGCCCGGGGATCTCCTCGTTCACCACGTCGGTCATCAGCGCCAGATGGTCGCGATCAATGCCCTTGGTGGCCACGACAAGCGGGATGCCCTCGGGCACGTGCTTCTTGGCGGCCGCGGCAACACCACGCAGCACGTGCGAGGGCGCGACGAACAGCGCCAGCTCCACGCCCTCGAGCACGTGCTCGAACTGGCCGGAGGCCCGCAGGTCGCTGTGCAACTGCACGCCGCCCAGAAAACGTCGGTTCTCGGCGTGCTGGTTGACGCTCTCCACCACATCGGGCTCGTAGGCCCAGAGCATCACGTCGTGCTCGTTCTCGGCCAACAGGTTGGCCAGCGCGGTGCCCCAGGCGCCGGCGCCAATCACGGCGACTTTCATTGTGCCTCCTTCTGCTTCTTGCCTGAGCCGAAGCTGCGCGGCTCGGTGCCGGCCCTGAGCCGCGCAATGTTGCCGCGGTGCGACCAGACCACGAACACGCCAATCAACAGCGCCACAGTGAAGATGGGCGATTGCACACCCTTCACCACCGCCACGGCGATCGGCAGCACGATAGCCGCGGAGATGCTGCCCAGCGAGATGATGCCGCTTCCCGCCGTCACAGCGATGAACACGATGAGACTGATGCCCAGCGACACCGGCGCCAGCGCGCCAAACACACCGGCGGCCGTCGCCACGCCCTTGCCCCCGCCCTTCCAGCCGAGGAAGATCGGCTTGGCGTGGCCGGCGATGGCGAGGATGCCGCAGGCGAGGCCCCAGACCAGCACTTCGCGCGACTCGAAGAACCACACGCCCTTGATGTGCTTGGGCAGATAGAGCACCGGCAGCGCGCCCTTGGCGGCGTCAATCAACAGGACCACGATGCCCGGCAGCGCGCCGAGGTTCCGAAACACGTTGGAGGCGCCGAGGTTGCCGGAGCCCACCGTGCGCAGATCGATGCCCTTGAGCAGACGGCCGGCCAGGTAGGCCGTCGGGAACGAGCCCGCGAGGTAGGCAATCGCGAGCGCCACGCCCCAGTGCAGGTTCCCGGTCAGCTCATTCATACGTGTTGCGGCCTCCCTTGCGGCGCAGCAGGATCTTGAGCGGGTTGCCCGTGAAGCCCCACTTCTCGCGGAAGCCGTTGTGCAGGTAGCGCACGTAGTGCTCCTGGACGAGCTCCGGATGGTTGCCAAACACGGCGATGGCCGGCGGCGCCGTGAGCACCTGCGTGGCGTAGTTGAGCTTGACCTCGTTGCCCGCGGCCTGCGGCGGCTGCCGGCGCGCCAGCAGCTCCTGCAGCGTCTCGTTCACGTCGCTGGTGCTGATGCGCTTCTTGCGCTCGCTCTCCACCTCAAGCAGCACGTCCATCACCTTGGTCACGCGTTGGCCCGTGATGGCACTCGTGAACAGGAAGGGCACGAACTTGAGATACGGCGCCTTCTCCGTGCATTCCTTCTGGAACTTGGCGCTGGTCTTGTCGTCCTTCTCCTTCAGGTCCCACTTGTTGACGACAATGATCATCCCGCGGCCGGCCTCCCAGGCCAGCGTGGCGATCTTGAGATCCTGGTTATGCAGCCCCTCGGTGGCGTCGATCATCAGGATGCAGATGTCGGCGCGCTCGATGGCTCGGCGCGTGCGCAGCGAGGAGTAGAACTCGATGCCGTCGTCGATCTTGCTCTGACGTCGCAGACCGGCGGTATCGACAAAGATGAACCGCCGTTCATGATACGTGAACGGCGTGTCGATGGAGTCACGCGTCGTGCCGGCCGTGTCGCTCACGACCAGACGGTCCTCGCCGAGCAGGCGGTTGATGAACGAGCTCTTGCCGACGTTCGGGCGGCCGATGACGGCCACGCGCATCACGTCGGGGCCCGCGACCTCTTGCTTCTCGGGCAGCTTCTCGACGATCACATCGAGCAAATCGCCCGAGTTCTTGCCGTTGGCCGCCGAGACCGGCACGGGGTCTCCCGCGCCCAGATTGAAGAACTCGAAGTGATCCGTGCTCTTCGGGTCGTCCACCTTGTTGGCGACCAGCACCCAGGGCTTCCGCGAGTTGCGCAGCATGTCCACGATACGCGCGTCGCTGGGGTGCAGGCCCGCCTTGGCGTCCACCGTGAGCAGCAGCAGGTCCGCTTCCTCGATGGCCTGCTTCACCTGACGCTTGATGGCCACGTCCATCGGCAGGTCGGAGTCCTCGACCAGGCCGCCCGTGTCCACCAGCCAGAACGCCCGCCCCTGCCACTCGGCGCGCGCAAAATGCCGGTCACGCGTGGTGCCGGCCTCTTCGCTCACGATCGCCGTGTCATCGCCAATGAGGCGGTTGAACAGGTGCGACTTGCCCACATTGGGCCGCCCCACGAGGGCGACCACGGGGATGGTGCCGTCGTTCACGCGATGCCCTCCGCTACTCCGGCTGGCACACCTTCTTGTTCGAGCACGTCGATAAAGTCGTACGAGGGATACACGGGCATCGGCAGGTCTTCGCGCACGGCGATGAACGATTCATCGTCGAGGAAGATGCCGTCCTGGTTGATGGTCTCGGCGGGGATCAGCGCCAGATCGAGATCGTGGCGCTCGGCCAGCGCGCGCCGGATGTCCGCGCCCACGAGCAGGCCTGCAGTGGTGACGGTGGGGCCGAAGAGCGAGTTCTCTGTTGCGATGAGTTCGAACTTGGCACCCGTCTGGTTCGTGAGCTGTTCCAACAGCTCGGGCATCAGCTTGGCCATGGCCGAGCCGGTGACGACGCCGATGCGCTTGCCATCAAGCCGCGGCAGGCGGGAGACGCCATCGCGCACGCGGTCGCGCAGCGAGGTCA
Coding sequences within it:
- a CDS encoding protein-L-isoaspartate(D-aspartate) O-methyltransferase, producing the protein MVASALVHAYGGARRRLIEELQRKGIKDLAVLKAFDEVPRHEFVPTGLRHRAYEDSPLPIGQGQTISQPWVHAKYLELLGLSGKERVLEIGTGSGFQSALLSRLAGAVFSIERIPALAELAREALRRCGIEHVIQRVGDGTLGWPEYGPYDAILVGAASPAVPQPLLDQLAVGGQLLIPIGDREVQKLVRVRRTSDAEFEETTLDAMRFVPLIGRHGFES
- the surE gene encoding 5'/3'-nucleotidase SurE — its product is MRLLCSNDDGILARGLECLERAASPLGEVWVVAPDREQSATSHSLTLHHPLRPIQLGERRWQVDGTPTDCVMLAIEALLPERPDFVLSGINHGPNMGEDVLYSGTVAAAMEGLALGVPSIAVSFGGRVLRSDDSLLFDHVDNLTKVLTHLTQLPSFPADTLLNVNIPPIPAKDVKGIRLTRLGRRVFSDSLTPMKDPWGREIFWIGGGSVSWTGSSEDSDFRALKDGYISITPLHLDLTAKDRLEDAERWWRPL
- a CDS encoding MerR family transcriptional regulator; its protein translation is MAGGAEPVREFFSIGDVCEMTELKPHVLRYWESQFKFLSPAKNRSGNRVYTRREVELVMLVKHLLYTEKYTIEGAKQKVDEQRKGGGIKPAARQGLDAETVIQLEKDLQGILEILERKD
- a CDS encoding NAD(P)-dependent glycerol-3-phosphate dehydrogenase codes for the protein MKVAVIGAGAWGTALANLLAENEHDVMLWAYEPDVVESVNQHAENRRFLGGVQLHSDLRASGQFEHVLEGVELALFVAPSHVLRGVAAAAKKHVPEGIPLVVATKGIDRDHLALMTDVVNEEIPGHPIVALSGPSFALEVANHLPTAIVAASADTDAALKVQEALSTSAFRVYTQSDVIGVELGGALKNVMAVATGIADGLQLGFNARAALITRGLAEMTRLGVKLGADPQTFAGLAGMGDLVLTCTGSLSRNRSVGLEIGRGATLQEVLQGRETVAEGVTTTETAKKLAEKHGVEMPIVNAVHRVLFEKQPARWALVELMTRDLKAENE
- the plsY gene encoding glycerol-3-phosphate 1-O-acyltransferase PlsY, giving the protein MNELTGNLHWGVALAIAYLAGSFPTAYLAGRLLKGIDLRTVGSGNLGASNVFRNLGALPGIVVLLIDAAKGALPVLYLPKHIKGVWFFESREVLVWGLACGILAIAGHAKPIFLGWKGGGKGVATAAGVFGALAPVSLGISLIVFIAVTAGSGIISLGSISAAIVLPIAVAVVKGVQSPIFTVALLIGVFVVWSHRGNIARLRAGTEPRSFGSGKKQKEAQ
- the der gene encoding ribosome biogenesis GTPase Der; its protein translation is MNDGTIPVVALVGRPNVGKSHLFNRLIGDDTAIVSEEAGTTRDRHFARAEWQGRAFWLVDTGGLVEDSDLPMDVAIKRQVKQAIEEADLLLLTVDAKAGLHPSDARIVDMLRNSRKPWVLVANKVDDPKSTDHFEFFNLGAGDPVPVSAANGKNSGDLLDVIVEKLPEKQEVAGPDVMRVAVIGRPNVGKSSFINRLLGEDRLVVSDTAGTTRDSIDTPFTYHERRFIFVDTAGLRRQSKIDDGIEFYSSLRTRRAIERADICILMIDATEGLHNQDLKIATLAWEAGRGMIIVVNKWDLKEKDDKTSAKFQKECTEKAPYLKFVPFLFTSAITGQRVTKVMDVLLEVESERKKRISTSDVNETLQELLARRQPPQAAGNEVKLNYATQVLTAPPAIAVFGNHPELVQEHYVRYLHNGFREKWGFTGNPLKILLRRKGGRNTYE